A window of the Serratia sarumanii genome harbors these coding sequences:
- the cydD gene encoding heme ABC transporter permease/ATP-binding protein CydD: MKKTRQQQLTRWLKTQSSLAQRWLRLSMLLGLFSGLLIVAQAWLLASLLHALIIEHTPREQLIPSFIWLAAAFALRALLSWLRERVGFRCGQVIRQRMRQQVLDKLQQLGPAWIQGKPAGSWASIIVEQIEDMQDYYSRYLPQMYLAVFIPLLILIAVFPINWAAGIILLATAPLIPLFMALVGMGAADANRRNFVALARLSGNFLDRLRGLDTLRLFDRAQAETAQIAKSSEDFRSRTMEVLRMAFLSSGVLEFFASISIAVVAVYFGFSYLGELNFGSYGLGVTLFSGFLVLILAPEFFQPLRDLGTFYHAKAQAVGAAEALETFLSAEGEQMGNGTRQLPADQPLTLQANALEILSPNGVLLAGPLSFTLQPQQRVALVGLSGAGKSSLLNLLLGFLPYRGSLTVNGVELRDLSAETWRQQLSWVGQNPHLPAQTLRANILLGCPQADEAQLQQAVELAYVSELLPYLPQGLDTEVGDNAARLSVGQAQRVAVARALIGPRRLLLLDEPAASLDAHSEQRVMQALNAASHQQTTLLVTHQLEDTEDYDQIWVMDNGRIVQQGDYATLSAQPGLFATLIAHRRGEL; encoded by the coding sequence ATGAAAAAAACCAGACAGCAACAGTTAACCCGTTGGCTTAAAACCCAGAGTTCGTTAGCGCAGCGTTGGCTGCGCCTTTCCATGCTGTTGGGGCTGTTCAGCGGCCTGCTGATCGTGGCGCAAGCGTGGCTGTTGGCCAGCCTGCTGCACGCCCTGATCATCGAGCATACCCCGCGCGAACAGCTGATCCCTTCGTTTATCTGGCTGGCCGCCGCGTTCGCGCTGCGGGCGCTGTTGAGCTGGCTGCGGGAACGGGTCGGTTTCCGGTGTGGCCAAGTGATCCGCCAGCGCATGCGCCAACAGGTGCTGGATAAGCTGCAGCAGCTCGGGCCGGCCTGGATCCAGGGCAAACCGGCGGGCAGTTGGGCCAGCATCATCGTCGAGCAGATCGAGGATATGCAGGACTATTACTCGCGCTATCTGCCGCAGATGTATCTGGCGGTCTTCATCCCGCTGCTGATCCTGATCGCCGTCTTCCCGATCAATTGGGCCGCAGGCATCATTCTGCTGGCGACCGCGCCGCTGATCCCGCTGTTCATGGCGCTGGTCGGCATGGGGGCCGCCGACGCCAACCGCCGCAACTTCGTGGCGCTGGCGCGATTGAGCGGCAACTTCCTCGACCGCCTGCGCGGCCTGGACACCCTGCGGCTGTTCGACCGCGCGCAGGCCGAAACCGCGCAAATCGCCAAATCTTCCGAAGATTTCCGCAGCCGCACCATGGAAGTGCTGCGCATGGCCTTCCTCTCTTCCGGCGTGCTTGAGTTTTTCGCTTCGATCTCCATCGCCGTGGTGGCGGTGTACTTCGGCTTTTCTTACCTCGGCGAACTCAACTTCGGCAGCTACGGCCTCGGGGTAACGCTGTTTTCCGGTTTTCTGGTGTTGATTCTGGCGCCGGAGTTTTTCCAACCGCTGCGCGATCTCGGCACCTTCTACCACGCCAAGGCGCAGGCGGTCGGCGCGGCGGAAGCGCTGGAAACCTTCCTCAGCGCCGAAGGCGAGCAGATGGGCAACGGCACGCGGCAACTGCCCGCCGATCAACCGCTGACGCTGCAGGCGAACGCGTTGGAAATCCTGTCGCCGAACGGCGTGCTGCTGGCCGGGCCGCTGAGCTTCACCCTGCAACCGCAGCAGCGCGTGGCGCTGGTCGGGCTGAGCGGCGCCGGCAAAAGTTCACTGCTCAATCTGTTGCTCGGCTTCCTGCCCTATCGCGGATCGCTGACCGTCAACGGCGTCGAGCTGCGTGACCTGTCCGCAGAAACCTGGCGCCAGCAGCTGAGCTGGGTCGGCCAGAACCCGCACCTGCCGGCGCAAACCCTGCGCGCCAATATCCTGCTGGGCTGCCCGCAGGCCGACGAAGCACAGCTGCAGCAGGCGGTGGAACTCGCCTACGTCAGCGAACTGCTCCCTTATCTGCCGCAGGGGCTCGACACCGAAGTGGGCGACAACGCCGCCCGCCTGTCGGTCGGCCAGGCGCAGCGCGTGGCGGTCGCCCGGGCGCTGATCGGCCCGCGCCGCCTGCTGCTGCTGGATGAACCGGCCGCCAGCCTCGATGCCCACAGCGAGCAGCGGGTGATGCAGGCGTTGAACGCCGCTTCGCATCAGCAAACCACCCTGCTGGTGACGCACCAGTTGGAAGACACCGAAGACTACGATCAGATTTGGGTGATGGATAACGGGCGCATCGTGCAACAGGGCGATTACGCCACCCTCAGCGCCCAGCCGGGCCTGTTCGCCACTCTGATCGCCCATCGCCGCGGGGAGCTTTAA
- the trxB gene encoding thioredoxin-disulfide reductase, whose amino-acid sequence MGTAKHSKLLILGSGPAGYTAAVYAARANLSPVLITGMEQGGQLTTTTEVENWPGDAEGLTGPALMERMREHAEKFQTEIVFDHINSVDLQQRPFRLFGDSGEYSCDALIIATGASARYLGLPSEEAFKGKGVSACATCDGFFYRNQKVAVVGGGNTAVEEALYLSNIAAEVHLIHRRDSFRSEKILIDRLMEKVKSGNIVLHTDHTLDEVLGDEMGVTGVRIRSTKAENETRELELAGVFIAIGHSPNTGIFGGQLELENGYIKVQSGIHGNATQTTIPGVFAAGDVMDHIYRQAITSAGTGCMAALDAERYLDGIAGAEVC is encoded by the coding sequence ATGGGCACGGCTAAACATAGCAAATTACTGATTCTGGGCTCCGGCCCGGCCGGTTACACCGCCGCCGTTTACGCGGCGCGCGCCAACCTGAGCCCGGTGCTGATCACCGGTATGGAACAAGGCGGCCAGCTGACCACCACCACCGAAGTGGAAAACTGGCCGGGCGACGCCGAAGGCCTGACCGGTCCGGCGCTGATGGAGCGCATGCGCGAGCATGCGGAGAAGTTCCAGACCGAAATCGTCTTCGATCACATCAACAGCGTCGATCTGCAGCAGCGTCCGTTCCGCCTGTTCGGCGACAGCGGCGAATACAGCTGCGACGCGCTGATCATCGCGACCGGCGCCTCCGCCCGCTATCTTGGCCTGCCTTCCGAAGAGGCCTTCAAGGGCAAAGGCGTTTCCGCCTGTGCGACCTGCGACGGCTTCTTCTACCGCAACCAGAAAGTCGCAGTGGTCGGCGGCGGCAACACCGCCGTTGAAGAAGCGCTGTACCTGTCCAACATCGCCGCCGAGGTTCACCTGATCCACCGCCGCGACAGCTTCCGCTCGGAGAAGATCCTGATCGACCGGCTGATGGAAAAAGTGAAAAGCGGCAACATCGTGCTGCACACCGACCATACGCTGGACGAAGTGCTGGGAGATGAAATGGGCGTGACCGGCGTGCGTATCCGCAGCACCAAAGCGGAAAACGAAACCCGTGAACTGGAACTGGCCGGCGTGTTCATCGCCATCGGCCACAGCCCGAACACCGGCATCTTCGGCGGCCAGCTGGAGCTGGAAAACGGCTACATCAAGGTGCAGTCCGGCATTCACGGCAATGCGACCCAAACCACCATCCCCGGCGTGTTCGCCGCGGGCGACGTGATGGATCACATCTATCGCCAGGCGATCACCTCCGCCGGCACCGGCTGTATGGCGGCGCTGGACGCGGAGCGTTACCTGGACGGCATCGCCGGCGCAGAAGTCTGCTAA
- the clpA gene encoding ATP-dependent Clp protease ATP-binding subunit ClpA, giving the protein MLNQELELSLNMAFARAREHRHEFMTVEHLLLALLSNPAAREALEACTVDLAALRQELEAFIEQTTPTLPAGEEERDTQPTLSFQRVLQRAVFHVQSSGRSEVSGANVLVAIFSEQESQAAYLLRKHDVSRLDVVNFISHGTRKDEPGQAPNAENPVNEEQSGGEDRMENFTTNLNQLARVGGIDPLIGRDRELERAIQVLCRRRKNNPLLVGESGVGKTAIAEGLAWRIVQGDVPEVMADCTLYSLDIGSLLAGTKYRGDFEKRFKALLKQLEQDQNSILFIDEIHTIIGAGAASGGQVDAANLIKPLLSSGKIRVIGSTTYQEFSNIFEKDRALARRFQKIDITEPTAEETVQIINGLKTKYEAHHDVRYTAKAIRAAVELSVKYINDRHLPDKAIDVIDEAGARSRLMPASKRKKTVNVADIESVVARIARIPEKTVSASDRDVLRNLGDRLKMLVFGQDQAIEALTEAIKMSRAGLGHERKPVGSFLFAGPTGVGKTEVTVQLAKAMDIELLRFDMSEYMERHTVSRLIGAPPGYVGYDQGGLLTDAVIKHPHAVVLLDEIEKAHPDVFNLLLQVMDNGTLTDNNGRKADFRNVILVMTTNAGVRETERKSIGLVQQDNSTDAMEEIKKVFTPEFRNRLDNIIWFNHLSTEVIQQVVDKFIVELQAQLDAKGVSLEVSDEARDWLSVKGYDRAMGARPMARVMQENLKKPLANELLFGSLVDGGSVKVELDKDKKQLTYHFLSAAKRKADEGAVH; this is encoded by the coding sequence ATGCTCAATCAAGAACTGGAACTCAGTCTCAACATGGCTTTCGCCAGGGCGCGTGAGCACAGACACGAGTTTATGACCGTGGAGCACCTGTTGCTGGCGTTGCTGAGCAACCCTGCCGCGCGAGAAGCGCTTGAGGCATGTACGGTGGATCTGGCCGCGTTGCGCCAGGAGCTGGAAGCCTTCATCGAACAAACCACACCGACGCTGCCCGCCGGCGAAGAAGAGCGCGACACTCAGCCGACGCTCAGCTTCCAGCGCGTGCTGCAGCGCGCGGTCTTCCATGTGCAATCTTCCGGCCGCAGCGAAGTGTCCGGCGCCAACGTGTTGGTGGCCATTTTCAGCGAGCAGGAGTCGCAGGCGGCCTATCTGCTGCGCAAACACGACGTCAGCCGTCTCGACGTGGTGAACTTCATTTCACATGGCACGCGTAAAGACGAGCCGGGCCAAGCGCCGAATGCGGAAAACCCGGTGAACGAAGAGCAGTCCGGAGGGGAAGACCGTATGGAAAACTTCACCACCAACCTCAATCAGTTGGCCCGTGTGGGCGGCATCGATCCGTTGATCGGCCGCGATCGTGAGCTGGAGCGCGCGATTCAGGTGCTGTGCCGCCGTCGTAAAAACAACCCGCTGCTGGTCGGCGAATCCGGCGTCGGCAAGACCGCCATCGCCGAAGGGCTGGCCTGGCGTATCGTGCAGGGCGACGTGCCGGAAGTGATGGCGGACTGCACGCTGTATTCGCTGGACATCGGTTCACTGCTGGCCGGCACCAAATACCGCGGCGACTTCGAGAAGCGCTTCAAGGCGCTGCTCAAGCAGCTGGAGCAGGATCAGAACAGCATTCTGTTCATCGATGAAATTCACACCATCATCGGCGCCGGCGCGGCTTCCGGAGGGCAGGTGGATGCCGCCAACCTGATCAAACCGCTGCTGTCGAGCGGCAAGATCCGGGTGATCGGTTCGACCACCTACCAGGAGTTCAGCAACATCTTCGAAAAGGATCGTGCCCTGGCGCGCCGTTTCCAGAAGATCGACATCACCGAGCCGACGGCGGAAGAGACCGTTCAGATCATCAACGGCCTGAAGACCAAGTATGAAGCGCACCACGACGTGCGTTATACCGCCAAGGCGATCCGCGCCGCGGTGGAGCTGTCGGTGAAATACATCAACGATCGTCATCTGCCGGACAAGGCGATCGACGTGATCGACGAGGCGGGCGCCCGCAGCCGGTTGATGCCGGCCAGCAAGCGCAAGAAAACCGTCAACGTGGCCGATATCGAATCCGTGGTGGCGCGCATCGCTCGTATCCCGGAGAAAACCGTGTCGGCCAGCGATCGCGACGTGCTGAGAAACCTGGGCGATCGCCTGAAGATGCTGGTGTTCGGCCAGGATCAGGCGATCGAAGCGCTGACCGAGGCGATCAAGATGAGCCGCGCCGGCCTGGGCCACGAGCGCAAGCCGGTCGGTTCCTTCCTGTTCGCCGGGCCGACCGGGGTCGGGAAAACCGAGGTCACCGTACAGTTGGCCAAGGCGATGGATATCGAGCTGCTGCGTTTCGACATGTCCGAGTACATGGAGCGGCATACCGTCAGCCGTCTGATCGGCGCGCCTCCGGGCTATGTCGGTTACGATCAGGGCGGGCTGCTGACCGATGCGGTGATCAAGCATCCGCATGCGGTGGTGCTGCTCGATGAGATCGAGAAGGCGCACCCGGACGTGTTCAACCTGCTGCTGCAGGTGATGGACAACGGCACGCTGACCGACAACAACGGCCGCAAGGCGGACTTCCGCAACGTGATCCTGGTGATGACCACCAACGCCGGGGTGCGGGAAACCGAACGCAAGTCGATCGGCCTGGTGCAGCAGGACAACAGCACCGACGCGATGGAAGAGATCAAGAAGGTGTTTACGCCGGAGTTCCGCAACCGTCTGGACAACATCATCTGGTTCAACCATCTGTCTACCGAGGTGATCCAGCAGGTGGTCGACAAGTTCATCGTCGAACTGCAGGCGCAGCTGGATGCGAAGGGCGTCTCGCTGGAAGTGAGCGACGAAGCGCGCGACTGGCTGTCGGTGAAGGGCTACGACCGCGCGATGGGCGCTCGTCCGATGGCGCGCGTCATGCAGGAAAATCTGAAGAAACCGTTGGCCAACGAACTGCTGTTCGGCTCGCTGGTGGACGGCGGTTCCGTGAAGGTCGAGCTGGACAAGGACAAGAAACAGCTGACCTACCACTTCCTCAGCGCCGCCAAGCGCAAGGCGGACGAGGGCGCGGTGCACTAA
- the aat gene encoding leucyl/phenylalanyl-tRNA--protein transferase, producing the protein MRIVKLSPQSLAFPSPESALRDPNGLLAIGGDLTAPRLLAAYERGIFPWYSPGEAILWWSPDPRAVLFPTEFHLNRSLKRFLRHDPFRITLNHDFAAVIAACAHRPDEGTWIGPEVQRAYQHLHRLGYAHSVEVWQDNQLVGGMYGVAQGALFCGESMFSRVTNASKCALMAFCRHFAAYGGELIDCQVLNAHTARLGAREIPRRQFLQQLSTLQRRPLAPACWEPQVISPQPAEPPSPVN; encoded by the coding sequence ATGCGCATCGTGAAGCTTTCCCCACAGTCGCTGGCGTTCCCCTCGCCTGAAAGCGCCCTGCGCGACCCTAACGGCCTGCTGGCTATCGGCGGCGACCTGACGGCGCCGCGGCTGCTGGCGGCCTACGAGCGCGGCATCTTCCCCTGGTATTCGCCGGGGGAAGCCATCCTGTGGTGGTCGCCCGATCCGCGTGCGGTGCTGTTCCCGACAGAGTTTCATCTCAACCGCAGCCTGAAACGCTTTTTGCGCCACGATCCGTTTCGCATCACGCTCAATCACGACTTCGCCGCGGTGATCGCCGCCTGCGCCCACCGGCCGGATGAAGGCACCTGGATCGGCCCGGAGGTACAGCGCGCCTATCAGCATCTGCACCGCCTCGGCTACGCGCACTCGGTGGAGGTATGGCAGGATAATCAACTGGTCGGCGGCATGTATGGCGTGGCGCAGGGCGCGTTGTTCTGCGGCGAATCGATGTTCAGCCGCGTCACCAACGCCTCAAAATGCGCATTGATGGCCTTTTGCCGCCATTTTGCCGCTTATGGCGGGGAATTGATTGACTGCCAGGTGCTGAACGCTCACACTGCCCGCCTTGGCGCGCGTGAAATTCCGCGCCGTCAATTTTTGCAGCAGCTCAGCACCCTTCAACGGCGGCCTTTGGCGCCGGCGTGCTGGGAGCCGCAAGTCATATCCCCACAGCCGGCTGAACCGCCCTCTCCAGTAAACTAA
- the cydC gene encoding heme ABC transporter ATP-binding protein/permease CydC — protein MRVLLPFLALYRRHSLLISLGILLAIVTLLASIGLLALSGWFLAASSLAGLAGLLTFNYMLPAAGVRGAAIFRTAGRYAERVVSHDATFRVLSHLRVFTFSKILPLTPGGIARFRQAELLNRLVADVDTLDHLYLRVISPLISAAVVILVVTYGLSWLDPALALTLGGILLLLLLLVPPVFYRAGKPIGGQLTALRGQYRTDLTAWLQGQAELVVFGAVNDFRQTLNATEQRWQRRQWQQASLSGKAQALMILASGLTVTLLLWLTAAGIGGDSQPGALIALFVFAALASFEALMPVAGAFQHLGQVIASATRVKQIIDRQPEVTFPAAGPAAADRAQLSLQQLSFTYPDQPQPVLRDVTLEVAAGEHIALLGRTGCGKSTLLQLLTCAWRTDGGNILLNGEPLEDYDEATLRRMTTVVSQRVHIFSDTLRENLRLAAPDADDARLSEVLRQVGLDKLLDSDGGLNAWLGEGGRQLSGGEQRRLGIARALLHPAPLLLLDEPTEGLDAETEQQILALLRRHCQGKTLILVTHRLYGLEHLDRICVMDDGRIVEQGDHATLMRRQGRYARFRNRISNLAP, from the coding sequence ATGCGCGTTTTGCTGCCGTTTTTGGCGTTGTACCGCCGCCATAGCCTGCTGATTAGCCTCGGCATCCTCTTGGCGATCGTCACTCTGCTGGCCAGCATCGGCCTGCTGGCGCTCTCCGGCTGGTTCCTGGCCGCCTCGTCGCTGGCCGGACTGGCGGGCCTGCTGACCTTTAACTACATGCTGCCGGCCGCCGGCGTGCGCGGCGCGGCGATCTTCCGCACCGCCGGGCGCTATGCCGAGCGCGTGGTCAGCCACGACGCCACCTTCCGCGTGCTGTCGCATCTGCGGGTGTTCACCTTCAGCAAGATCCTGCCGCTGACGCCGGGCGGCATCGCCCGTTTCCGCCAGGCCGAGCTGCTCAACCGCCTGGTGGCGGACGTGGACACGCTGGATCATCTTTATCTGCGGGTGATCTCGCCGCTGATCAGCGCAGCGGTGGTGATCCTGGTGGTCACCTACGGCCTGAGCTGGCTGGATCCTGCACTCGCCCTGACGCTGGGCGGCATCCTGTTGCTGTTGTTACTGCTGGTGCCGCCGGTGTTTTATCGCGCCGGCAAGCCGATCGGCGGCCAGCTTACCGCGCTGCGCGGCCAATACCGCACCGACCTGACCGCCTGGCTGCAGGGGCAGGCGGAATTGGTGGTGTTCGGCGCCGTCAACGACTTCCGCCAGACGCTGAACGCCACCGAACAGCGGTGGCAACGCCGCCAGTGGCAGCAGGCCTCGCTGAGCGGCAAGGCGCAGGCGCTGATGATCCTCGCCAGCGGGCTGACGGTGACGCTGCTGCTGTGGCTGACCGCCGCCGGCATCGGCGGCGATAGCCAGCCCGGCGCGCTGATCGCGCTGTTCGTCTTCGCCGCGCTGGCGTCGTTCGAAGCGCTGATGCCGGTCGCCGGTGCCTTCCAGCACCTCGGCCAGGTGATCGCCTCCGCCACGCGGGTCAAGCAGATCATCGATCGTCAGCCGGAGGTCACCTTCCCGGCCGCCGGCCCGGCCGCCGCCGATCGGGCTCAGCTTAGCCTGCAGCAGCTGAGCTTCACCTACCCCGACCAGCCGCAGCCGGTGCTGCGCGACGTCACGCTCGAAGTCGCGGCTGGCGAACACATCGCCTTGCTCGGCCGCACCGGCTGCGGCAAGTCCACCCTGCTGCAGCTGCTGACCTGCGCCTGGCGCACCGACGGCGGCAACATTCTGCTCAACGGCGAACCGCTGGAGGATTATGATGAAGCCACGCTGCGTCGGATGACCACGGTCGTCAGCCAGCGGGTGCATATCTTCAGCGATACGCTGCGGGAAAACCTGCGGCTGGCCGCGCCGGATGCCGACGACGCTCGCCTGAGCGAGGTGCTGCGGCAGGTGGGGCTGGATAAATTGCTGGACAGCGACGGCGGGCTGAACGCCTGGCTGGGCGAAGGCGGCCGGCAGCTGTCCGGCGGCGAACAGCGCCGCCTGGGCATCGCCCGCGCGCTGCTGCACCCGGCCCCGCTGCTGCTGCTCGACGAACCGACCGAAGGGCTGGACGCCGAAACCGAGCAGCAGATCCTGGCGCTGCTGCGCCGGCATTGTCAGGGTAAAACGCTGATCCTGGTGACGCACCGTCTGTACGGCCTGGAGCATCTCGACCGCATTTGCGTAATGGACGACGGCCGGATTGTCGAACAGGGCGATCACGCCACCCTGATGCGCCGGCAGGGCCGCTATGCCCGCTTTCGCAACCGTATCAGCAACCTGGCGCCGTAA
- the lrp gene encoding leucine-responsive transcriptional regulator Lrp, which yields MADNKKRPGKDLDRIDRNILNELQKDGRISNVELSKRVGLSPTPCLERVRRLERQGFIHGYTALLNPHYLDASLLVFVEITLNRGAPDVFEQFNSAVQKLEEIQECHLVSGDFDYLLKTRVPDMSAYRKLLGETLLRLPGVNDTRTYVVMEEVKQSNRLVIKTR from the coding sequence ATGGCAGACAACAAGAAACGCCCGGGTAAAGATCTTGACCGTATCGACCGCAACATCCTGAATGAGCTGCAGAAGGATGGGCGTATTTCGAACGTCGAGCTTTCGAAGCGCGTGGGGTTATCCCCGACACCATGTTTGGAACGCGTGCGCCGTCTCGAGCGCCAGGGTTTCATTCATGGCTATACCGCATTGCTTAACCCGCATTATCTGGATGCGTCACTGCTGGTTTTCGTGGAGATCACGCTGAACCGCGGCGCGCCAGATGTGTTTGAGCAATTCAACTCGGCAGTGCAGAAGCTTGAAGAGATTCAGGAGTGTCATCTGGTTTCCGGTGATTTCGACTACCTGTTGAAAACCCGCGTACCGGACATGTCGGCTTACCGTAAACTGCTGGGCGAAACCTTGCTGCGTTTGCCGGGGGTCAACGACACCCGTACCTACGTAGTGATGGAAGAAGTGAAACAGAGTAACCGTCTGGTTATCAAAACACGGTAA
- the infA gene encoding translation initiation factor IF-1, with protein sequence MAKEDNIEMQGTVLDTLPNTMFRVELENGHVVTAHISGKMRKNYIRILTGDKVTVELTPYDLSKGRIVFRSR encoded by the coding sequence ATGGCCAAAGAAGACAATATTGAAATGCAGGGCACCGTTCTTGATACGCTGCCGAACACCATGTTCCGCGTTGAATTGGAAAACGGGCACGTGGTAACCGCACACATCTCCGGTAAAATGCGTAAAAACTATATCCGCATCCTGACGGGCGACAAAGTCACTGTAGAGCTGACCCCGTACGACCTGAGCAAAGGCCGCATTGTCTTCCGTAGCCGTTAA